From Micromonas commoda chromosome 3, complete sequence, a single genomic window includes:
- a CDS encoding predicted protein: MGAEEAVRALLDTEGWSLRDGAILAASQRARGDPAAARATVLDADLRAVGKPSLPRWAYGGAREAGAGVTGPMVLQVMDARDISSPKRASGSSGRRMLRLDLTDGDATVVAVEYRELTSVEDASALAPGTKVAVPPGVRIRCQSGILLAHGDALRVLGGKVAALAEEWEGVRAVAETGDAEQTGTDAPRFETYDREKAEATVAAAVAGRAAANKAAAEAIAEKRTASTSTSTSTASPAPETERGEEPAPFVPRRRPALPPTRAQRAAAQAAGVKLPPPGAPMPSTPEETATGRTVEPEGAPATSPGRSHIAQEVKESIPKEVKEAIPSPPPGFRARAAPEEEATAPVDPPPAPAPAFAPTVTEEDRRSRLLSRFASDSREGRGSRDRGREDRGRGDRDHGRGDRDRGRGGRGGRREGERRGGGGRRGGDEERDDGFRTLDRTASGSRTEDDEALARQLQRDLELEDSGYVATDAAALAASLFSFPAREQEREDSGRRGRR; the protein is encoded by the coding sequence ATGGGTGCAGAGGAGGCGGTCCGGGCCCTTCTCGACACGGAGGGCTGGTCACTGAGGGATGGCGCGATATTGGCCGCGAGccagcgcgcgcgaggggatCCAGCAGCTGCCCGAGCGACGGTGCTCGATGCTGAcctgcgcgcggtggggAAGCCGAGCCTACCCCGATGGGCGTACGGGGGTGCTCGCgaagcgggcgcgggggtgaccGGACCGATGGTCCTGCAGGTgatggacgcgcgggatATATCCTCACCGAAGCGCGCGTCCGGATCGAGCGGTCGGCGCATGCTCCGCCTGGACCTcaccgacggggacgccacggtcgtcgccgtggagtACAGGGAGCTGACctccgtcgaggacgcctccgcgctcgcgcccgggacCAAGGTGGCCGTCCCGCCCGGGGTGCGTATCCGGTGCCAGTCGGGGatcctcctcgcccacggcgacgcgctgcgggTGCTGGGCGGGAAGGTGGCCGCCCTGGCGGAGGAGTGGGAGGGCGTtcgagccgtcgcggagacggGAGACGCCGAACAGACGGGAACAGACGCTCCGAGGTTCGAGACGTACGACcgggagaaggcggaggcgaccgtggcggcggcggtcgcgggacgcgcggcggcgaacaaagccgcggcggaggccatcgcggagaaGAGAACCGCCTCGACTTCAACTTCAACTTCAACCGCGAGCCCTGCGCCGGAAACGGAGCGGGGggaggagcccgcgccgttcgtgccgcgacggcgtcccgcgCTGCcaccgacccgcgcgcagcGAGCCGCCGCTCAGGCCGCGGGCGTGAAGCTCCCGCCTCCCGGCGCTCCGATGCCCTCCACCCCAGAGGAGACGGCGACCGGACGGACCGTGGAgcccgagggcgcgccggcgacgtcgcccgggcGGAGTCACATCGCACAAGAAGTCAAAGAATCCATACCCAAAGAAGTCAAAGAAGCCATACCCAGTCCCCCGCCCGGGTTTcgggcccgcgcggcgcccgaagaggaggcgacggcgccggtcgatccgccgcccgctcccgctccgGCGTTTGCGCCGAccgtcaccgaggaggacaGGCGAAGTCGCCTCCTGAGCCGGTTCGCCTCGGACAGCAGGGAAGGACGCGGATCTCGGGACAGAggccgcgaggaccgcggcaGGGGCGATCGAGATCACGGCAGGGGCGATCGAGAccgtgggcgcggcggacgaggcgggcggaGGGAAGGTGAGAGGCGGGGGGGAGGTggaaggcgcggcggcgacgaagaacgcgacgacgggttcaGGACCTTGGACCGGACCGCTTCGGGAAGTCGcacggaggacgacgaggctctCGCGCGGCAGCTTCAGAGAGatctcgagctcgaggactcGGGTtacgtcgcgacggacgccgccgcgctcgccgccagcctGTTTTCGTTCCCGGCGAGGGAGCAGGAACGAGAAGACTCAGGGAGAAGGGGACGGCGTTGA
- a CDS encoding predicted protein, with translation MIPTRVSHNPIIGPGVVPFGVDPAYDAQYKLNQAPRSHVASHGQGKPFTVEPGPHQRTQYPYVTGTTVLGCKYKDGVMIACDTLCCYGSTKRYKSVERIKKVNSSTIISFTGELSDFHYIVSLLEELDTTDYCEDDGSELAPWEIHSYLCRVMYNRRNKFDPLWNSLVVAGVKHGRTFLGTVGMIGQHYEDSHLAAGFGNHMARPLFREKHTDDMSEEDARKLMEDCLRACLMRDKTMMNKFQIAKVTAGGLEISEPFQVPMNWGYEKFKDPTKHAVGAW, from the exons ATGATTCCCACGCGCGTCAGCCACAACCCGATCATCGGCCCCGGCGTGGTGCCATTCGGCGTGGATCCCGCGTACGACGCCCAGTACAAGCTCAACCAGGCCCCCAGATCCCACGTAGCGTCCCACGGCCAGGGCAAGCCCTTCACCGTGGAGCCCGGGCCCCACCAGCGCACGCA GTATCCCTACGTGACCGGTACCACCGTCTTGGGATGCAAGTACAAGGATGGCGTCATGATTGCGTGCGATACCCTCT GCTGTTATGGTTCGACCAAGAGGTACAAGAGCGTCGAGCGCATCAAGAAGGTGAACAGTTCGACGATCATCAGCTTCACCGGCGAGCTCTCGGACTTTCACTACATAGTcagcctcctcgaggagctcgacacGACCGACTACTGCGAGGATGACGGCAGTGAGCTCGCACCGTGGGAGATCCACTCGTACCTGTGCCGCGTGATGTACAACAGGCGCAACAAGTTCGACCCGCTGTGGAACAGCCtggtcgtcgcgggggtgaAGCACGGTAGGACCTTTCTGGGCACCGTGGGGATGATCGGTCAGCACTATGAGGAttcgcacctcgccgccgggttcggCAACCACATGGCGAGGCCGCTGTTCCGCGAGAAGCACACCGACGACatgagcgaggaggacgccaggAAGCTCATGGAAGATTGCCTTAGAGCGTGCCTTATGCGCGACAAGACGATGATGAACAAATTCCAGATCGCCAAGGTTACTGCGGGCGGCCTGGAGATCTCGGAGCCCTTCCAGGTGCCCATGAACTGGGGGTATGAAAAGTTCAAGGATCCCACGAAGCATGCCGTGGGTGCGTGGTGA